The nucleotide sequence CAAATTTCTCTAACGTCAATAACCTGCTCTCCAGCTTTTAATAAGTCATATACTTCCATAAACGTTACCTGCTTAAACGCACCTTCATTTAAGTTTGAACCGATGTATCCAATCTTGTTTACTACATCTTTACCAGTTCCAAATGAAGGAGCATAAGTTAATTCTAAATCAAATAGATCTTCTACTGTCATACCAGCTTTTATTGCAGTTGCTATTACATCTGCTCTCTTATCGGGTGCTCCTGTTGCTGCGAACTGAGCTCCTAATACTTTTCCTGTTTTCTTTTCAAACAACAGTTTAGAGAATACTAAATGTGCCCCTGGCATTATTCCTACTATTCCTGGAGGTGCTGCATATACTACCTCATAGTCGATTCCTGAGTCTTTTAACATCTTTTCAGATAATCCTGTAGAAGCTATGTTCATATCAAATAACTTAACTACTCCTGACCCGATATAACCATTATTTTTTATTTCTCTACCGTTTATTCTGTCAGCAATTAATCTTCCCTGCTTATTAGCAGGACCTGCCATTGCCAATGGACATAAGTTTCCAGTTAACTGGTTTCTAACTAATATTGCGTCTCCTGCTGCATAGACATCTTTTGCTGTTGTTTCATAGTTATCGTTAGTTACTATATATCCTCTATCAGTTAATTCTATTCCTGAATCTTTCAAGAATCCAGTAGATGGTCTTACTCCTATAGCTAAGATTACTCCATCAGTTTCTATCTCTCTTCCAGATTTTAACAATACTTTTTTAGTGTCAAAACCTTCTACAAGATCTTCTAACACTACTTCGATTCCATGCTTTACCATTTCAGCTTGTCCAAAATAAGATATCTCTTTATCTACAAATGGAATTATTTGATCAGTTCCCTCTACTAAAGTAACTTCGATCCCTGTTTCTCTCAAGTTTTCAGCTGCTTCTAACCCTATGAATCCTCCACCTACTACAGTGATATGCTTGGGGTTTTTAGCTTTTACAAACTTCATTATCTTAGAAACGTCAGGTACTGTCTTTAATACAAAATTATCTATTTTATCTAATCCTTTGAACGGAGGTACGATGGCATCTGCTCCAGGAGATACTACTAGTGCATCATATTTTTCAGTGGTTATTTCTTTAGTTAAAGTATTTTCTACTTCAATTGTTTTAGCTTCTGTATTTACAGATATAACATTACTGTTTACCCTTGCATCTATCTTATATTGACCTTTAAATTTTTCTGGTGTCATTAAGATTAATGTTTCTTCCTGCTCAACTAAACCAGAGATATGATATGGTAAACAACAGTTTGAGAACGATACTACCGGACCTCTTTCAAACATTATTATTTCTGCATTTTCATCTAATCTTCTTGATCTTGCTGCTGATGATGCTCCACCTGCTACTCCACCTACTACTAGTATTCTTTTGCTCATTGTACTCCTCCTGCTTTTCATTGTATTATTTTTCACATCTATATTAACTTTTTCTAATTTATTATACCCTCTACCAGTATATCAAATTAGAAATAGAGAGTCAAGCGTATTTACTATGATTTATACATATGTATATTGAATTAGTTCATTTTTTCCTTTTTCAGTACTCAACTTTCTCCAAAACACTGATAAAAACAAAGGTTTTTAAATTTAGATTTTTTTATATTGGTTTACTATTTTGCAGAATAAAAGCGCCTTGTAGATTTTTTTAACAATCTTTAAAATTATTTTTAATTTTCATTAAATTGACAGAAAGTAATCCTGAGGTTATAATATCTTTATTATTAAAATCTAATTTACGAGGTATTTATCTATGAAAAACGAAACAATGACAACTATATACAACTCTATTACCCCTCAAGAAACAAAAAAACTGATAACAAAAGAAAGTGACCTTGTTATCATCGATGTGAGGACTGAAAAGGAATTTTTATACGAAGGAAGGTTAGATGGTGCTATCTTGATAGACTTTGAAAAACCACGTATCTTCAAAAGAGAAATTAAAAAACTAGACAGAAAAAAAACATATCTTATTTATTGTGCCGTTGGACATATAAGTAAAGAGGCATGTATCGAGATGACTGATTTAGGGTTTGAAAATATCTTTGAAATGAAAGGTGGATTAAAATCTTGGCAACAGGATCTTGATCTGATCTGTACCATCTCAAAATTAAATGACGAGGAGATAATAGAAGCCAGAAAAAGTATTATTACCAGATTAAATAAAATTGAAGGTCAGGTAAAAGGAATGAAAAAAATGCTCCTAAATGGAGAATATTGTGGCGATATATTAAATCAATCCCTGGCTGTAAAATCAGCTCTTAACAGTACTAACCAAGAGATTATGGAGATGTTTTCCAATGTCTGTATCACATCTGAAGAACATAAGAAGGATTTTTTCAAATATTTGAAAAAATTAATGGGATAAAAAAATAGGAGCCCCTGAGAGCTCCTATTTTTATTTATTTAATCTTAGTTATTTCTGTATCCATTTCCACCATTCATGTGGTTGCCATTTCCCATATGCCCGTTCTTCATATGTTTCCCACCTGTAGATCCACAGTTACCTCTCATTCCCTTATGACCCATAGAGATTCCATATTTCCCCTCTATATCACTTCTAAATTTCATACCATCCAATCTTTGCTTAGCTTTCATATCCGATATTTGCTTGTTTACCCTTTCTACACTCTTCCAATTCACCTTATCTTCTGCTAATAGTTTTTCTAATTCCAATTGTTTAGATCTTATATCCAAACCTTTTTTGTAGTTAGCTTCCCTTCTATCTTCCATCGTCTTAGTTAATTCTGTTTGTTGTTTTTCCGATAAGTTACTCATCATTTGAGTATGGTAAGTTCCTCTTTGTCCATTGTTATTAATATTTTTTACGTTATTATTTCCAGCTCCGAAAGATAGTGCTGATACCATTAATAAACCTACTATTATTTTCTTTTTCATTTTAATCACTCCCTGATTTAATTTTTTTTACTTCTCTTTATATAGATATAATAACCGACCTTTGTGAAGTTA is from Psychrilyobacter atlanticus DSM 19335 and encodes:
- a CDS encoding metal-sensing transcriptional repressor gives rise to the protein MKNETMTTIYNSITPQETKKLITKESDLVIIDVRTEKEFLYEGRLDGAILIDFEKPRIFKREIKKLDRKKTYLIYCAVGHISKEACIEMTDLGFENIFEMKGGLKSWQQDLDLICTISKLNDEEIIEARKSIITRLNKIEGQVKGMKKMLLNGEYCGDILNQSLAVKSALNSTNQEIMEMFSNVCITSEEHKKDFFKYLKKLMG
- a CDS encoding Spy/CpxP family protein refolding chaperone codes for the protein MKKKIIVGLLMVSALSFGAGNNNVKNINNNGQRGTYHTQMMSNLSEKQQTELTKTMEDRREANYKKGLDIRSKQLELEKLLAEDKVNWKSVERVNKQISDMKAKQRLDGMKFRSDIEGKYGISMGHKGMRGNCGSTGGKHMKNGHMGNGNHMNGGNGYRNN
- a CDS encoding FAD-dependent oxidoreductase, with translation MSKRILVVGGVAGGASSAARSRRLDENAEIIMFERGPVVSFSNCCLPYHISGLVEQEETLILMTPEKFKGQYKIDARVNSNVISVNTEAKTIEVENTLTKEITTEKYDALVVSPGADAIVPPFKGLDKIDNFVLKTVPDVSKIMKFVKAKNPKHITVVGGGFIGLEAAENLRETGIEVTLVEGTDQIIPFVDKEISYFGQAEMVKHGIEVVLEDLVEGFDTKKVLLKSGREIETDGVILAIGVRPSTGFLKDSGIELTDRGYIVTNDNYETTAKDVYAAGDAILVRNQLTGNLCPLAMAGPANKQGRLIADRINGREIKNNGYIGSGVVKLFDMNIASTGLSEKMLKDSGIDYEVVYAAPPGIVGIMPGAHLVFSKLLFEKKTGKVLGAQFAATGAPDKRADVIATAIKAGMTVEDLFDLELTYAPSFGTGKDVVNKIGYIGSNLNEGAFKQVTFMEVYDLLKAGEQVIDVREICEYEEGHVKGTVNIPMSVMRDRLDELDKTKTVYVHCRTGERSYNMTLMLQANGYDVKNVAGSYEFIKMYEEVSCYNDKAREEIMIGDCVDCCGTLEKAKL